A single window of Jaculus jaculus isolate mJacJac1 chromosome 14, mJacJac1.mat.Y.cur, whole genome shotgun sequence DNA harbors:
- the LOC123454694 gene encoding centrosomal protein CCDC61-like: protein MESVTGGAAGPRTDTQHAGSLAMDQPTGLQVDYVSRGVEHVVRVVVSGQALELEVEDRMTADQWRGEFDASVIEDLTHKTGNFKQFNIFCNMLESALTQSSESVTLDLLTYTDLESLRSRKLGGRPGALAPRSAQLNSKRYLILIYSVEFDRIHYPLPLPYQGKPDPVVLQGIIRTLKEELGRLRGLDRGQNPRDTRETEIWHLREQVSRLAAEKRELEAQLGRSREEALAGRAARQEAEALRGLVRSLELELRQERGLGSRGVARRGQDCRRLAKELEEAKASERSLRARLKTLSGELALCKRGRKLTAGPVPAGDGRCQWARPRPGKTGLRRPASAPRLVAAVPPDPRRGRAAVGSGAEADPPVRHPRPQVAAHPVSILQPL from the exons ATGGAATCGGTGACAGGAGGGGCCGCGGGTCCCAGGACAGACACACAGCATGCAG GGTCCCTGGCCATGGACCAGCCCACTGGCTTGCAGGTGGACTATGTCTCCCGGGGTGTGGAGCACGTGGTGCGGGTGGTGGTTTCCGGGCAGGCCCTGGAGTTGGAAGTGGAGGACCGGATGACGGCCGACCAGTGGCGGGGTGAATTCGATGCCAGTG TCATCGAAGACCTGACTCACAAGACGGGGAACTTCAAGCAGTTCAACATCTTCTGTAACATGTTGGAGTCAGCCCTCACCCAG AGCAGCGAGTCCGTCACCCTCGACCTGTTGACCTACACAGACCTGGAGTCCCTGCGGAGCCGCAAGTTGGGGGGCCGTCCGGGTGCCTTGGCCCCCAGGTCCGCCCAGCTCAACTCCAAGCGCTACCTGATCCTCATCTACTCGGTGGAGTTTGACAG GATTCACTACCCGCTGCCCCTCCCGTACCAGGGCAAACCAGACCCCGTGGTCCTGCAGGGCATCATCCGCACACTGAAGGAGGAGCTGGGCCGCCTGCGGGGGCTGGACCGTGGCCAGAACCCCCGAGACACGAGGGAGACAGAGATTTGGCACCTGCGGGAGCA GGTGTCCCGCCTGGCGGCGGAGAAGCGCGAGCTTGAGGCGCAGCTGGGCCGCTCGCGGGAGGAGGCGCTGGCCGGCAGGGCGGCGCGCCAGGAGGCCGAGGCGCTGCGCGGGCTGGTGCGGAGCTTGGAGCTGGAGCTGCGGCAGGAGCGCGGCCTGGGCTCGCGAGGGGTGGCCCGCCGCGGCCAGGACTGCCGCCGCCTGGCCAAGGAG CTCGAGGAGGCGAAGGCGTCGGAGCGCAGCCTACGCGCGCGGCTGAAGACGCTGAGCGGCGAGCTGGCGCTGTGCAAGCGGGG TAGGAAACTAACAGCGGGTCCTGTGCCCGCAGGAGACGGGCGCTGCCAATGGGCCCGGCCCCGGCCCGGGAAGACCGGGCTTCGTCGTCCCGCGAGCGCTCCACGTCTCGTGGCCGCGGTGCCACCCGATCCTCGTCGCGGGAGAGCGGCCGTGGGGTCCGGGGCCGAGGCCGACCCGCCCGTCCGTCACCCTCGCCCTCAG GTGGCCGCGCACCCCGTTTCGATCCTACAGCCTTTGTGA